The sequence CAATTCACAGGGATATATCGTCGGCGTCGTATGGTATAATGTCTTTGGGGTTCTCATGCGCTGCTCTTTCTTTGGTAGGATAGAGACAGTGTGCATGAGAACCCTGTTTAGTCAAAAAGTGAGTTTTGCGGTACTGCGTAATTACGTTTGTTTGGGTATCTTTCTTTGGAATCTCGTTGTATTACAAAGCTGAAGACTATGTGTTCTTCAAAACACTCCAGCCAAATAGTGTGGTAAGTATCAGTATTGGCAATGAAACGTGGTGCGGGGAGGAAGACATCCAAAGAATCGTATCACTATTCAATCAGGTCGAATGGCATATAGATAACCATGATACAGGCGCAGAAAACGGCTCTCTCGCCATTAATTTGACTTCAGGTTCGAGGATGGATTTTCCTCTCAGAGACTATATAGTCAGGGACTATGGAATTCTCGTTTACATTCGTCCGCGAGAGTTTGGATATTGGGTAAATGGCAATGCGTTCATTCCAGGTTTACCGTCACTTCTTCAGAACTTGGGCGAACCGTACCCGACCCGCTAAAAAGGAAATTGCCTACCAACTTACCATCAGTGACAAGACCGTCAAGAACATCTTGACCAGGGTCTTTGTCAAAACCGGCACGCGCTCGCGTACGGAACTCGCGGTGTAGTGGGTGCAAGCCAGGTATAACGCGCAGTAGCCACCCGCACGTTGGCATTTCCTTTTCCGTTTTATGCAGATTTAAAAAAATCCGCGTCCATCCGCGTTCATCCGCGTCCTAAATTTTTCTGTTGTGTTGGTTGACCCATTCGCCCCCAAACCTGATACGGTTGGATTTTTTTACACAAACCTTACACAAACCTCACTGAATTATTTTCCTCAGTTTATTTCCTCCTTATAATTGTATGGTACGCTCCCCTTGCGATTATAGCCGTCGAAGCAGAAATTTGATTTCGTTTGAATTGAACGTCGTTGTTCTCGCCCGATGGAGGGCAGACTCGAAATGCCAATGCGTTCTGGCTTGTGCCTGATGAGGGGAATCGGAATATCGTTTGTTTGTCGCTGACACCGACCAGCGTCGTTTTTCGACGCGCTGGTCGGTTTGCATTTGGCGCACGGAGCAACAAAGATGTACCGCAAAATCTTGGTGCCATTGGATGGATCGAAAATTGCTGAAGGGGTTTTGCCTCACGCCAAGGCATTAGCGTACTCGGAAGGCGCGGAACTTATTTTGCTGAACGTGGCATCCAACCCAGGAATGGATTATCTTTTTGCGGATCCTGGACTAGCGGCGAGTGTCGTGGAAGAACAACAACAGCGCAGCAAAAAGTACATGTCCGAGATTCAAGAGCAACTCAGGTCGGAAGGATTCCACGTTTCGGTTCTTTTACGCGACGGTCCGGTCGCGGAGGTCATTCTGATATCCGCGGAAGAAGCGCAAGCTGATGTGATTGCGATGTCCACGCATGGACGCACCGGACCCGCGCGTTGGTTGCTCGGCAGTGTGGCTGATCGCGTCGTGCGAAATTCCAAGATTCCGGTTTTGTTGATTCGCGCCAAGGGGTAGCGTTCATTCAGATAGATTCGTTTAAGGAGGTGTGCCCAGTTCAACCCAGACATCCATCCGTAAATTTGCATTGTGCTGTCGTCGGATTTATCAGTCTTTACCCAACCGCTCATGATGGGCGGCAAAACTCAGGAAGGAGTTAGTATGGCACAGGCAACTCAATCCACGACGTCCAAGTGGAACATCACGCGAGTTATTTTCGCTTCGTCGGCTGGTACGTTGGTCGAATGGTACGACTTTTACATCTTTGGCAGTTTGTCTGCCGTCATCGCGTCCAAGTTTTATCAAACCGGTACGCCCATCGGCGATATGATCGCTTGGTTGGCGGCGTTTGCGGTTGGCTTTATCGTGCGTCCCTTTGGCGCGATCGTGTTCGGTCGCGTGGGCGACCTCATCGGTCGCAAGTACACCTTTTTGGTCACCATGTCCTTGATGGGTCTCTGCACGTTTGCGGTCGGCTTACTTCCCACGCGCGATGTGATTGGTGATCTGGCAGGCATCATCTTGATCATCTTGCGTATCCTGCAAGGTTTGGCGTTGGGCGGTGAGTACGGCGGCGCGGCAACTTACATCGCCGAGCACACCCCGCACGGCAAGCGCGGTTTGTACACCTCGTGGATTCAAACGACGGCAACCATTGGTTTGTTCGCTTCCCTCTTTGTCATCCTGGGCACGCGCTCGTTTGGTGGTGAAGACTGGTTCGCCGGCAAAGGCGCATTTGCCACAGCGTACTTCCAGGGTTGGCGCGTCCCGTTCCTTCTCTCGATCGTCCTCGTCATGCTCTCGTTGTGGATCCGCATTTCGTTGCGCGAATCTCCGTTGTTCCAACGCTTGAAAGATACCAAAAAGACCTCCAAGAATCCCATCGTCGAATCCTTTGGCAATCCCTACAACTTGCGGTGGGTGCTCTTGGCGCTCTTCGGCGCGACGATGGGTCAGGGCGTCGTGTGGTACACCGGTCAATTCTACGCGCTGTTCTATTTGCAGACCATCTTCAAGGTCACGCTCGTTGATTCGAACATGATCATCGGCGTGGCGTTGTTGGCGGCGACTCCGCTGTTCATTCTCTTCGGTTGGCTGTCCGACAAAATTGGTCGCAAGCCGATTATGATGGCAGGCATGGCGCTCGCCGTTCTCACCTGGTACCCGATCTATGGTGCGATGGCAGCTTTTGCGCCGGCTGATCCGAAACAGTACTTTTTGTTCGCCTACCAGGGTTACAACCCGCCGATGTTGGCGTTCCTTGTGTTTCTTCAGGTCGTCTATGTCACCATGGCGTATGCGCCCATCGCGGCGTTCCTCGTTGAATTGTTCCCAACCAAGATTCGCTACACCTCCATGTCACTCCCGTACCACATCGGTAACGGCGTGTTCGGTGGCATGGTGCCCATCATCGGATTGAGTATGCTGCAAAGCACCGGCAACAACTTTGCTGGTTTGTGGTATCCGATGGCGATTGCGGGCATCTGCTTTGTCGTTGGGATGCTGTTCGTCAAAGAGACGAATCAGGTAGACATCGAAGACGCCGCGTCCTCTACTGCGATGCAACATGAAACGGCGAGCAGGGCGGCGACTTCAGGAAAATAATCTACGGCGCACGATGTGAATCTCGGCTAGGATTTGATCCGCGTGATCGGATTTGAATCCTAGCCGGTTTTTTCGGAGGACTCGCCGATGAATCCAATCAACCCAACTGTTCGCCGATGGATCGAAGATGCGCGCAACGACCCCGAAGCATTCTGGGGACGCGCGGCAGATCAACTACCCTGGTTTCGGCGCTGGGATCGGGTGTTCGAGTGGACGCCGCCGACGTTCAAATGGTTCATCGGCGGGCAAACGAACCTCGCGTACAACGCGC is a genomic window of Chloroflexota bacterium containing:
- a CDS encoding response regulator transcription factor yields the protein MAMRSFQVYRHFFRTWANRTRPAKKEIAYQLTISDKTVKNILTRVFVKTGTRSRTELAV
- a CDS encoding universal stress protein yields the protein MYRKILVPLDGSKIAEGVLPHAKALAYSEGAELILLNVASNPGMDYLFADPGLAASVVEEQQQRSKKYMSEIQEQLRSEGFHVSVLLRDGPVAEVILISAEEAQADVIAMSTHGRTGPARWLLGSVADRVVRNSKIPVLLIRAKG
- a CDS encoding MFS transporter, with translation MAQATQSTTSKWNITRVIFASSAGTLVEWYDFYIFGSLSAVIASKFYQTGTPIGDMIAWLAAFAVGFIVRPFGAIVFGRVGDLIGRKYTFLVTMSLMGLCTFAVGLLPTRDVIGDLAGIILIILRILQGLALGGEYGGAATYIAEHTPHGKRGLYTSWIQTTATIGLFASLFVILGTRSFGGEDWFAGKGAFATAYFQGWRVPFLLSIVLVMLSLWIRISLRESPLFQRLKDTKKTSKNPIVESFGNPYNLRWVLLALFGATMGQGVVWYTGQFYALFYLQTIFKVTLVDSNMIIGVALLAATPLFILFGWLSDKIGRKPIMMAGMALAVLTWYPIYGAMAAFAPADPKQYFLFAYQGYNPPMLAFLVFLQVVYVTMAYAPIAAFLVELFPTKIRYTSMSLPYHIGNGVFGGMVPIIGLSMLQSTGNNFAGLWYPMAIAGICFVVGMLFVKETNQVDIEDAASSTAMQHETASRAATSGK